The sequence TGAGGGGCTGATCACGAGTGCGATGGTCTATCGCCTCCCCACGCCAGATGAGTGGGACGCGGCAGCCGGACTGGCAGTCGCACGTAAAGGAGCGGTCAAGCGGACGGCTGAGGATCAGCTTCTAGATCGACAAACGTATGCCTGGGGGCTCACATGGCCGCCACCGCCCAAGGCGGCAAACTACGCTGAGGGCGAGATCGAGGGTTACTCAGATGGCTTTCCTTTTACGGCACCGGTGGGGCAGTTCACACCGTCGCAGGAGGGGATTTTCGACTTGGCGGGCAATGTCTGGGAGTGGACTGATCAGCCCGAGGTGAAGAGTGTGCCTACCGGCACGCTGCGTGGGGGTTCCTGGGCTTATTTCCGCCGTGAGTGCCTGGTCACATCCTATCGCTACGTGGTGCCGGCGGATCTGCGCATGCCAACGATCGGTTTTCGCCTCGTTTTTGATGATAAGAGCTTCACGGCGAAATTCCTCGCGGCACGAGATAAATCCAATCAGGAAAGCCTGGACGAGCGAATCCAGCAGATGCGCTCCAAAACTGGCGCGGACGACGATGCGGTGAAGGCCCTGCGGGAAAAAATGGCAGGGGATGATGTGAGTACTTTGCCGGATGTATCGAAGCTCACCGCCGCCACAGCAGGGAATAACTACCTGAACCAATTGGGGCTACGCTTTGTGCCATTGGAGTCTGGCAGTACACGCCTCATCTGCACCACGGAAACACGCGTGCGTGATTACGAAGCATGGTTAAAGGCCAATGGCGGATCATGGAGCAAAAAACCGCCATTCCTGCTCGGTGATGTGCATCCGGCAGCGGGTGTGAGCTGGGATGATGCCCAGGCCTTCTGTCAGTGGCTCACCACCAAGGAGCGCCAGTCCGTCCTCATCCCTGAAAAAGCTGTTTATCGACTGCCGACCGATGTGGAGTGGAGTCTTGCTGCGGGCTTGAAGGATGAAAAAGGTAGCGATCCTGCGCAGCGTCACCTGGGCAATAAAGACCACTTCCCCTGGCCCACCAAGAGTCCGCAGGAGTGGTCTCCGCCGACGCTGAGTGTGAATCTCGATGGCAGTCCTGGGCGCATCGCAAACTTCATGGATAACTCCCCTTACACCTCCGCAGTGGATAAGACTCCTGCGAACTTACTAGGACTCCACGAGGTCGGAGGAAACGTCTCCGAGTGGTGCCAGGATACTTGGCCTGGAGAGCCTGATTCCCGCGTGATCCGTGGTGGAAGCTGGCTGCAATTCGCCCGCGAACGCCTGCTCACTTCCGCCCGAGATAAAGCGGCGAAGAATGCCACTCGTGCTGATCTTGGTTTCCGGCTCATGCTCGATCTCGACGGTACGGTGAAGCCCTAAAGCCCACGCTTTTTATCTAAACCCTCCAACCCACGACCCCATGCCAACCCCGATCGGCCTCCCACCGCGAGAGTCCGTCTCCGCCGAGGAATATCAAAAGGCGACCTCCACCAACTGGCTGCTGTGGGGTTTTGCCATCCTGGCGGTCATCATGGTGCTGTGGTGGCTGTTTTTCGATAGCGCGGTGCTCTCGATCAAAGGCTGGCTCGGTCGTCGGCACCTGGATGAGATGCGCCTCTTCCTCAAAGCCGAGGATTACAGCAATGCGGCACGCACGCTCAATGACGCCACCCGCTGGGCACCCAATGATCCTGAAGTGCTCCGTGCCGCCATAGAGTTTGTCGAAAAAACCGGTGGTGAGCCGCGCCTCATGATCCGCTTTCTCACAAAGCTCGATGAGGATGGGCATATCATCGACGATGAACTCTCGAAGCTAGGACGCATGCATGTGCTCCTACCCGATTTAAAGGAGGCGCGGACCATTCTCGACCGCTTTCAGGGGGATAAAGAACGCCAACGTCCCGCCTTAGAGTTGCTCTCTGCGATTCAAAAGGCTGAGGGGCTCCACGCTCGCTCCTTTCTCACTCAGCGCCAGGCCTTGCTCTCAGATCCAGACGATCCAGACAGCGTCCTCAAGCTCGCCTTATTGGATGCCTCCAGCGGTGATCCATCCCTCAGTGGTCCTGGGCGCGAGATACTATGGCCTATCGCCCACAAAGGCGGGGAGCAGGCACTGCCCGCAGTGGAGCATCTCGCCTCCCACCAGCGTCTCACAGCAGAGGAGTCGCTCGATCTCATGGTCCTCGCAGACTCCCTGCCGGATCAAGACAGCGTCAAGACGCAGACCCTGCGCTTCGAGGTGATCAGCGCCGTTTTACGACTCCACCCCCATCAGCGCCAAGATCTTATCAATGAAGAGCTGCGCCGCTGGAATGGCCGCGCCCCTGCTATCTTGCCGCCCCTCATCCAGTGGCTCAATGCAGAGAAGGAGTATGAGCGAGTGCTGCGCCTCATTTCCGCCAAGACCGCCTCCACATACTCCAGCCTACTTCCGCATTACATCATGGCCCTGCGCGGTGAGCGTAAATGGATCGAGTTAAAAGTGCTCGTCGGGAGCCGCATTGATCCTTCCTTTTCACGTGCCCAGCTCCGACTCTGGCTCGCAGAGGCAGAGAGCCATCTCAGCAGCGATCCCACTACTGCACGCCATCACATCACCACCGTTTTTGATGAGTCTGGTCGCGGAGAGCAGCTCCAAGTCGCCGTCAAAGCTGGCGAATTGGCGGAGCATCTCGGTTACTACGACATCGCACGTCAGTGCTATGAAGGAGCAGCCGCACGGCACCTCAATGCCGCCGTGCCAATGCAGTCAAAAGTCTATGACATGGCCGCCAAGGAGCTCAATGGAGCCGCCATGCTCCGTGCCAGTGAACGCCTGCGTGAGCTGCGTCAGACCGACATCGTCTTTCTAGATCGCATGAACTATCTGCGCCTCCTGCTCGGCTCAGATCTAGAGCTGGCACTCCAGACGCTCGATAATGCTCAGAACATCCCCGCGCATCACATCACAGAGGATCGACGCATCGCCCTCTCGCTGTTGCGGGCCCTGGCTGCCTTCCGCACGGGCCACAATGATGAGATCAAAGGCCATCTCGATCAGGTGCGGCAGATGGATACCTTCCCGCCTGGTCCACGTGCCGTCTATGCGGGCCTCCTAGACATCATCGGACGCCACAGCGAAGCCTATGCGATCGCAGAGAATATCCATGCGAGCATCCTCTTGCCAGAGGAGCAGCGCTTTTTCATGCGAGCACGCTTTTCACAGCCCAAAACATGATCTGGCATACTCGCCGCCGATTTGCCCATGCACATCCCCACCCTCATCGAGCGCAAGCGTGACGGACACACTCTCGGAGATGACGAGATCGCCCAGCTCATCGCTGCCTACACCACGGGTGACATCCCAGACTACCAGATGTCCGCCTTTGCCATGGCGGTCTATTTTCGCGGCATGACGGCGCAGGAGACTGCCGCGCTCACCCGTGCCATGCTACAAAGCGGTAGCCAGCTCACCTGGCCCAGTGATGCGCCATCTCGCGTGGATAAGCATTCCACCGGCGGCATCGGTGACAAGACCTCCCTCATCATCGCGCCGCTCCTCGCCTGTGATGGCCTCTGGGTGCCGATGATCTCGGGGCGGGGCCTCGGTATCACGGGAGGCACGCTGGATAAGCTCGATTCCATCCCAGGCTTTCGCACACGCATCAGTGAAGATGAGATCCACCGCTGCATCCGCCAGACTGGCTGCGCACTCGCAGGACAGACTGACTCACTCTGTCCTGCGGATAAGAAGCTCTACTCCCTGCGAGACGTCACGGCCACCGTCCCCAGCATTCCACTCATTACGGCCTCCATTCTCGGAAAAAAACTCGCTGAGGGGCTGAATCGCCTCGTTCTCGATGTCAAATACGGTAGTGGTGCCTTCATGCAAAGTGAGGCAGATGCACGTGCGCTCGCTCAGAGCATGCAGGACACGGCGGCACATCTGGGACTAGGGACAACTGTGCAGCTCCACGCCATGAATGAGCCTACTGGCCACGCTGCGGGCAATGCGCTCGAAGTCATCGAGGCCGTCGAATGCCTCCAGGGGCGCGGTCCCGCTGATCTGGAGGAAATCTGCATCGAGCTGGCTGCTGCTGTGTCCAACTCCACTCGTGAGCAGCTTCAAAAGCGGCTCCATGACGGCTCTGCCTGGGAGAAATTCCAACACATCGTCGCGGCCCAAGGTGGGAATCCCGCCGATCTCGAAAATCTCCATCAGATCCACCGCGCACCGGTGATTCGTGAACTCAAAGCTCCGCGTGCAGGCCGACTCACTCGCATGGATGCACGTCAGGTCGGGCTCGCTGTGCTGTATTTGGGCGCAGGTCGCTCCAAGGCTGCTGATCAGGTCGATTTTGCGGTGGGTTGTGACTGCATCGCTAAAACAGGCACCCAGGTGTCCACCGGAGACATTCTAGCCCGTATTCATGCCCGCAATGAATCTGCGGCATCTGCCGCTGCTACGACGCTGATGGCCGGGATCGAGCTAGACGGGGATTGTTGAGCAAAAAGCTCACTTCACCTCCAATAGCGTCGGTAGCTTATGCAGCGGATCACTCAGGGAAGAGGGCAATGCTGGAGCCGGTGACTGCGGATCGGCGGATTTCAGGAAACGAAAGAGATCGCTGTCGGTAGTGAAAATCATCTGTGTATCGGTGGTGATGAGCTTTTTGTAGGCATCCATGGTTTTGAGGAACTCAAAGAGCTGCACCGCGTCTGGGCTGGCATTGTAGGCTTTGGCGTAGATTTCGGTGGCTTTGGCATCGGCGGCACCTTCGATCTCCTGCACCTTCCGATAAGCCTCGGACTCGATACCGGCGAGATCACGCTCACGTTCACCCAGGATTTCGGCGGCTTGGCCGGCTCCTTCACTGCGGTGCATTTCAGCGATTTTTTGGCGCTCTGTGATCATCCGCTGGTGGATGGAGGTGCTGACGCTGTCGTCGTAGTCGATGCGCTTGAAGCGCACATCGAGCAGCTTCACGCCGTATTCCCGCACTTTGGTCTCGGCGCTTTTAAAAATCTCCTCCTCCAGCATCACGCGGCCTTTATTAATGGGCGGGAGACCCTGCACAGGGGCGTCTTTCGTGTGTGTGGACATGATGGCACTCATCGCCAGAGCCTCTGGGGAGACGGTGCGGTCTTTGGTCGTGCGGACGGCTTCGATAAAGTCGTGTTTGGCGATGATGTTGCGTGTTTCACTGCCCAGGATGTCATTGAGTCGGCTGAGGGCGCTACGCTCATCCCGCACCTTTTTGAAGTAGGCGGTGACGTCGTCGATCTGCCAGCGGCCGAAAGTGTCCACCATGATGAAGACCTTGTCCTTGGTAGGCATTTTCGCGGCGGGGCCGTCCCACTCCATGACGCGTTTTTCAAAGCGGTTCACGGTTTGGATAAAGGGCGTCTTCCAGTGCAGTCCAGCCTCTGTGACGGGCTCGCCTACGGGCATGCCGAACTGGGTGATGATGACCTGCTCGGTCATATCGACGGTGTAGAGCCCAGAACCGAGCAGTAGGGCGAGCGCAAGAATGGCGATGAGTGTGAGAGTGGCTTTCATGGGCTGGAGGGCGCTTACTTGGCTTGTTTGAGGTTCATCATCGGCAGAAACTGCGGAGCCTTGTCATCGAGGATGACCTTGCCAGACACTCCAGGGAGGATTTCGCTCATGGTTTCGAGGTAGATACGCTTTTTCGTGACTTCGGGTGCTTTTTTGAATTCGGTGAGCAGTGCGGTGAAGCGTGAGGCATCACCTTCAGCCTCATTGAGGCGCTTGGTGGCATATCCTTCTGCGGCGCTCATTTTTTGCTTCGCTTCGCCTCGGGCACGCGGGACGGCGCGGAAGTATTCAGCCTTCGCTTGGTTGATGGTGGACTCTTTTTCCTGCTGGGCCTTGTTCACATCGCTGAAGCTCATTTCCACGCTGCGGGGTGGATTGACGTTGCCGAGCTGGATTTGGTCGATGCGGATGCCGATGTTCAGAGTCTTCACGAGGAAGCGCAGGCGCTCGGCAGCTTTGATTTCCATCTCCTGACGGCCCACAGTGAGCACCTCATCCACGCTGCGGTCGCCTACGACCTCGCGCATGACGGACTGGGAGAGATCCCGCAGAGTCTGCAAAGGGTCACGGAAGGTGAAAAGGTAGGCTTTCGGCTCTTCGATGGTGTATTGCACCACCCACTCGACGAGAGCTGTGTTGAGATCGCCCGTGACCATGGTCTTTTCTGCCTCCTGTTCATGAGCACCTTCAGAGTATTGATAAGGATTGGTGGCACCCACAGTGGCGAAGCCGAATTCCAGCTTCTGCTGCCGATCCACCTCAAGAATGGTAATGGTGTCCACACCCCAAGGGAGCTTGAAGTGCAGTCCGGGCTTGGTGGTGTCCAGATAGGCCCCGAAGCGCTGCACCACGGCCACGGAATTCATCGGCACGGTGTAAAAGCTCGAAAACAGACCGATGAGCAAGACAAGGACGACCAAGCCGGTCAGGATCAGCTTGGCATTGATGCGAATCTGAGGAGGCGAGGGGAGAAAACGTGGATCAGCCATGCGCAGAGGCTAGGTGGTGAAGACCTCGCTGGCAATTTCCGAGCCCAACTGTTTTTCACCTCTGGTCTCAGGCCGTTACTTTCTTCACAAAGCAGGCTTTTAGGCCGATCGCGACGCCGTCCATTTTGCAGGAGATTTCGTGATCCCCGTCCACGAGCCGGATCGGCTTGGATTTGGTGCCTACTTTCAGCACGTCGGAGGAGCCCTTCAGCTTGATGTCTTTGATCATCGCCACGATGTCACCATCTGCGAGGACGTTGCCGTAGGCGTCTTTGACGACGCGTTCAGCATCTGGTGCCTCAGCGGGGGCTTCTTTTGGCCACTCATGACCACAGGTCATGCATTCAAAACGCTCTGGGTGGTCCAAAACGTCATTCATCTCGCACATGGGGCAGGCTGGTAGGCTCATATCGTGCTGCTAAAGGACAGCAGGATGAGGCGCTGCACAAGTGTGCCTCTTGGCGAAATGAAAAGGCCTCATGTTCGTAGCCATCCTGCGTGCGTGGCGCTTGCCGGGTGGACAGTGCGTGGCATGATCTGCGCCACCATCATGCCTGCCGAAGTCACTGCTTTGAAAAAATACGCCTGTCCAGCCTGTGGGGCTGAGGCGGTCTGGACGCCATCCAAGAAGGCTCTCGTATGCCCGTATTGCAGCACCATCTCGCCAGCGGAGCTGAAGGCGGATGGCTCGCTCATCGAGGAGAGTGATCTGGTATCCGCGCTGCGCTCGATCCCAGCGAATAAGCGAGGCTGGGCGGCGGTGCGTAAGACGGTGAAATGCCAGAGCTGCCACGCGATCTCAGTTTTCGATGAAAAGCGTGTGGCGCAGAGCTGTGACTTCTGTGGATCACCCTCGATCCTGGCAGTCGATGATGTGGCGGCTCCGATCCGGCCCGGTAGTGTGATTCCATTCACCGTCGCTCAGAGTCAGGTGCGTGAGGATATACGCCGCTGGTATGC is a genomic window of Verrucomicrobiaceae bacterium containing:
- the hflK gene encoding FtsH protease activity modulator HflK, with product MADPRFLPSPPQIRINAKLILTGLVVLVLLIGLFSSFYTVPMNSVAVVQRFGAYLDTTKPGLHFKLPWGVDTITILEVDRQQKLEFGFATVGATNPYQYSEGAHEQEAEKTMVTGDLNTALVEWVVQYTIEEPKAYLFTFRDPLQTLRDLSQSVMREVVGDRSVDEVLTVGRQEMEIKAAERLRFLVKTLNIGIRIDQIQLGNVNPPRSVEMSFSDVNKAQQEKESTINQAKAEYFRAVPRARGEAKQKMSAAEGYATKRLNEAEGDASRFTALLTEFKKAPEVTKKRIYLETMSEILPGVSGKVILDDKAPQFLPMMNLKQAK
- a CDS encoding alkylphosphonate utilization protein; translated protein: MSLPACPMCEMNDVLDHPERFECMTCGHEWPKEAPAEAPDAERVVKDAYGNVLADGDIVAMIKDIKLKGSSDVLKVGTKSKPIRLVDGDHEISCKMDGVAIGLKACFVKKVTA
- a CDS encoding thymidine phosphorylase; amino-acid sequence: MHIPTLIERKRDGHTLGDDEIAQLIAAYTTGDIPDYQMSAFAMAVYFRGMTAQETAALTRAMLQSGSQLTWPSDAPSRVDKHSTGGIGDKTSLIIAPLLACDGLWVPMISGRGLGITGGTLDKLDSIPGFRTRISEDEIHRCIRQTGCALAGQTDSLCPADKKLYSLRDVTATVPSIPLITASILGKKLAEGLNRLVLDVKYGSGAFMQSEADARALAQSMQDTAAHLGLGTTVQLHAMNEPTGHAAGNALEVIEAVECLQGRGPADLEEICIELAAAVSNSTREQLQKRLHDGSAWEKFQHIVAAQGGNPADLENLHQIHRAPVIRELKAPRAGRLTRMDARQVGLAVLYLGAGRSKAADQVDFAVGCDCIAKTGTQVSTGDILARIHARNESAASAAATTLMAGIELDGDC
- a CDS encoding SUMF1/EgtB/PvdO family nonheme iron enzyme; its protein translation is MPRLSTFLRTVILFLCADALLHAQEPSANAPAGIDPLRRQHGCTLGLRFVAVPGTTVLFSTYETRVRDWNKFLTAKKYPWSFQAHFKQDENHPIVGVNLQDVITFCNWLTEKERDEGLITSAMVYRLPTPDEWDAAAGLAVARKGAVKRTAEDQLLDRQTYAWGLTWPPPPKAANYAEGEIEGYSDGFPFTAPVGQFTPSQEGIFDLAGNVWEWTDQPEVKSVPTGTLRGGSWAYFRRECLVTSYRYVVPADLRMPTIGFRLVFDDKSFTAKFLAARDKSNQESLDERIQQMRSKTGADDDAVKALREKMAGDDVSTLPDVSKLTAATAGNNYLNQLGLRFVPLESGSTRLICTTETRVRDYEAWLKANGGSWSKKPPFLLGDVHPAAGVSWDDAQAFCQWLTTKERQSVLIPEKAVYRLPTDVEWSLAAGLKDEKGSDPAQRHLGNKDHFPWPTKSPQEWSPPTLSVNLDGSPGRIANFMDNSPYTSAVDKTPANLLGLHEVGGNVSEWCQDTWPGEPDSRVIRGGSWLQFARERLLTSARDKAAKNATRADLGFRLMLDLDGTVKP
- the hflC gene encoding protease modulator HflC, which gives rise to MKATLTLIAILALALLLGSGLYTVDMTEQVIITQFGMPVGEPVTEAGLHWKTPFIQTVNRFEKRVMEWDGPAAKMPTKDKVFIMVDTFGRWQIDDVTAYFKKVRDERSALSRLNDILGSETRNIIAKHDFIEAVRTTKDRTVSPEALAMSAIMSTHTKDAPVQGLPPINKGRVMLEEEIFKSAETKVREYGVKLLDVRFKRIDYDDSVSTSIHQRMITERQKIAEMHRSEGAGQAAEILGERERDLAGIESEAYRKVQEIEGAADAKATEIYAKAYNASPDAVQLFEFLKTMDAYKKLITTDTQMIFTTDSDLFRFLKSADPQSPAPALPSSLSDPLHKLPTLLEVK